From the genome of Candidatus Zixiibacteriota bacterium:
AGTAACTATTTCGAGGAGGGCGTTGCACTCAGCGGCGACGTGGATATTATCAGCAGGGCGTACGACAACCACAACTGGGATTCCTGGAAAAATATTCCATATAGTCTAGAATACAGTATCAGCGGGGACTCCTCGATTCCCTGGACAAATTCGGTCCGCTTCAGCCAGGCCTTTGGTACTTATGACGATTATGCGATGTATGATTATGTTATCTATAAGGATGACGCTATATGCAACACTTTCAATCACATTCCGAATGATGAACAGGCCTTCTATTTTGTACTCACCAATACCGATGGCGATACCATAACGGAAATCTCAGATTCTCAAGCTGCCTGGCAGACAGCCAATTTTCATAATGGCCAGTATGTGGTTCGGGTCAAAGCCAGCGATCGCTCCTGGAACAGTGCCGTCGATTCCATGACCGTAACCGTCGCCAACTATTTCACCTTGAGCGGACATGTCGGCCTGGGTGACGGGAATCCCTACCCGGCCGGGACAATCGTTACGGTCGTTCCAGGCGGGAAGAGTGACACGACCGACACGGCGGGCAACTATTCGATTCCGCTGGTTGATGGCGGTTCGCAGATGATTACTTTCTCGCGGCCGGGGTATGAGACGATCGATACGGTGGTGATGATGAACCAAGCGCGGCAGATAGATGTGGTTCTGGCCATCGGAAACTATCTCTGCGGTGACGCCAACAACGATAACATTGTCAATATCAGGGATATAACCTTTTTAATCAATTTTCTCTACAAGAGTGGTCCACCGCCGCTGGTTTACCGGGCGCTTGATGTCAACAGCGACAGCATTGCAAATATAAGGGATGTGACTTATCTGATTAATTACCTTTATAAGAATGGTCCGAATCCGGATTGCCCATGAAATATGGGTGAATTGAATCCCCTTAACTGATTAATTGAATGAGAAAAGGAGTCAAAATGTCGCGAAAACTCATGAAACTGCTGTTGCTGCTGTCAGCTATGACCATGCTGGCGGCTTCCGTGAACGCTCATCCCTGGCCGGTCTGGCCCGACAGCACCTATCATCAGGTCTCAGGATTATATGGAGTATGGACAGGCCCGGAAGACCAAAGCTACCCGCCTTACATGCATTCTGGCGCTGATATAGACGTTCCCTTCCCAACACCGGTATATGCCATTCAGCCCGGTTATGTCAAGGCTGTTCTGACCACCCAGGCAGGGAACCCAACGTATGCGCCTTATTATTGGCGGATTTTGATTGGGGACTCCTCCGGAACCCAGCCCTGCGACGCCTGGATGTATGCGCATATTTATCAATAT
Proteins encoded in this window:
- a CDS encoding dockerin type I domain-containing protein, with amino-acid sequence SNYFEEGVALSGDVDIISRAYDNHNWDSWKNIPYSLEYSISGDSSIPWTNSVRFSQAFGTYDDYAMYDYVIYKDDAICNTFNHIPNDEQAFYFVLTNTDGDTITEISDSQAAWQTANFHNGQYVVRVKASDRSWNSAVDSMTVTVANYFTLSGHVGLGDGNPYPAGTIVTVVPGGKSDTTDTAGNYSIPLVDGGSQMITFSRPGYETIDTVVMMNQARQIDVVLAIGNYLCGDANNDNIVNIRDITFLINFLYKSGPPPLVYRALDVNSDSIANIRDVTYLINYLYKNGPNPDCP